A window of Scophthalmus maximus strain ysfricsl-2021 chromosome 10, ASM2237912v1, whole genome shotgun sequence contains these coding sequences:
- the nkx6.2 gene encoding homeobox protein Nkx-6.2, with protein MLAVGQMEANRQSAFVLGSTPLAALHNMTEMKTSLFPYALQQNPAGFKAPSFSNLNSHLAGGTPHGISDILGRPITTAGQLLSGFPRINGLATTAAAAAAGMYFSPAVSRYPKPLAELPGRAPIFWPGVMQGSPWRDPRLHCPTQGNIMLDKDGKKKHSRPTFSGQQIFALEKTFEQTKYLAGPERARLAYSLGMTESQVKVWFQNRRTKWRKRHAAEMATAKKKHDSETEKMKESSDNEEDDEYNKPLDPNSDDEKITRLLKKHKATNLALISPCSNSSDTL; from the exons ATGTTAGCGGTCGGGCAGATGGAGGCTAACCGGCAGAGTGCTTTCGTCCTGGGCAGCACCCCGCTGGCGGCGCTGCACAACATGACCGAGATGAAGACGTCCCTGTTCCCGTACGCGCTGCAGCAGAACCCGGCGGGCTTCAAGGCGCCGTCGTTCTCCAACCTGAACTCCCACCTCGCCGGGGGCACCCCGCACGGAATAAGCGACATCCTGGGGAGACCCATCACCACGGCCGGGCAGCTGCTGTCCGGCTTCCCCAGGATAAACGGCCTGGCCACCACcgcagccgccgccgcggcGGGGATGTACTTCAGCCCGGCGGTGTCGCGGTACCCGAAGCCCCTGGCCGAGCTGCCGGGCAGGGCGCCCATTTTCTGGCCCGGGGTGATGCAGGGATCCCCGTGGAGGGACCCGCGGCTTCACTGTCCCA CTCAGGGGAACATCATGCTGGACAAGGACGGAAAGAAGAAACACTCCAGACCCACGTTTTCTGGACAGCAGATCTTCGCGCTGGAAAAGACCTTCGAGCAGACCAAGTACCTGGCCGGGCCGGAGAGAGCGCGCCTGGCCTACTCCCTAGGCATGACCGAGAGCCAAGTGAAG GTTTGGTTCCAGAACAGAAGAACCAAATGGCGGAAGAGACACGCGGCGGAAATGGCCACGGCCAAGAAGAAGCACGACTCCGAGacggagaagatgaaggagagcTCGGACaacgaggaggacgacgagtACAACAAGCCGCTGGACCCGAACTCGGACGACGAGAAAATCACGAGACTGTTGAAAAAGCACAAGGCCACCAACCTGGCGCTGATCAGCCCGTGCAGCAACAGCTCGGACACGTTGTGA